The sequence ACATGCGACAAGAGAGTACATGTGCGAGTCCCTGATCCAGTGGTTGTGTCATGGTTGCCGTGGTGCCTGATCATGCACCATCCCCATCAAAAACATATCAACATCCTTATATTGAATCTTAAATGGTTTTCtaaaagtttgtgtttgttgcaaGCAAGAACAAAATTCCCCAAAACTGGAGATACAAGGTTTTTCTTGTCTGTTCATTGAGTGAAGATACATGCTGCAACGTCAATAATATTTCTCTTGTGTTTAATAATATTAGTGTGTCAATATTCTCTTTTTATTCTATACAATTTAATTACGTCATtgatatctatttttttaagcGTACACCTTTTTTATTCCTGTACACTTCGGTAAAGTAAAATTATTGTTTAGACACTATTACTGTGTaaatctttattatttattaacttatttaaaaaaaaaatagatcctAAAATTGAGCGTGTGTTTCTTGATACAAGAAATACTAAGGCAGGCTGCCACATTGGAATTATGAAAAATCACTTCCAGattttgtcatttgaaaaagaaaggaaataaatTGACTCAGTTATGGATCTAATGAGTCAATAAGAAGATTTGTACAGTGAACAATTAATCCTATTTTATTTGGCTATGAAAAAGGCCTACAAGGAGTAATTATgtgtttacatactgtatattcacacAAATATTTGCACAATTCTTGGATACATAGAGTTTTATTTAGATATAAGTAATTGTAATGAATACAATGTATGAAACTTTTTTTACAAtgccatttgtttatttttggttgTGTTCCCTCTCAGACTGCTTTTTGTGCTACATTATTGTGGATTTCCCTGCTGAGGATAAAGATAGTCTTATCTTATGTAATCTTTTAAAATATGGATCTACAAGCTAAAGTTATTGCTTCCTACATCCATCAGAGAAATtgatggataaaaaaaattgtttttctctgaaatgtatgTAGACGAAGTCTCACAAAATAGAACTGAACCCATCAgaaatgtacttaagtataatATTGATACCATTTATctactgtgtttgtttttaaagggcTTTTTTTCAGTGAGCCAGTCATCTGCTACTATTTGGACGGGGTCCTGGTTCTTTACTGCATCTTTGCCACAGGGCTCCTCTTCAGAGAAAAGGTGAGAGCAGGCTTCAGGCTCACCAGGCTGTTTAACGATAATTAGTTGATTCACTGTTTTGCTGACTGTCAATTTATCATGATTAATCAATGATAATAAGAATAGAAATATTCATTAAGTTCATTAAATATCTGTTATTCgatgttgttttcttcttctctgtgcaGTTTTACATCCCATCCGTGCCTAGAGTAGCTGTAAGTCTCCATGTTTTCTATTTCGGTACTGTCTATGCAGTGATATAAATTGTGTCTATTTATGTGTATCTGCTTGAATATATGCATTtcactttttgtgtttcttctcaCTGACTAAACAGGAAGATGGAGGCATTTACCAAGTAAGTAACTCTCACACTTTATGCCCAAAATATGTGTAACTCTGCTGCTTGGCTTCAGTTTTTGTTTCATAATTTCATATTGCCTCTACAGGAGCTTGAGAGACTAGAGGATGCGGATCCTTACCAGATACTTGAACCATCGAAAGCAAAAGTAAGTAACTGAAAACTTTTGAAGGAAACATTTTCGCCTGTTCTGGTGATTTAACCAATCAGTCAATGTGATCTATTTTATCTCTTCTAGAAAAAAGCTGGCAAGATAAAGAAACCTGAggtaagatagatagatagatagatagatagatagatagatagatagatagatagatagagagatagatagatagatagatagatagatagatagatagatattgatcccaataaaatgggaaattacagtgttacagcagcaaaatcactCACAACAcagaatgtaaatataaatgaaatactaggatacaatatacatacatacaatatacatgaaataataataggaataaaatacacaagttgagaatacaaaaatgtgcaactgcttaaacagtagataaaatgtaaatagaccaattgtgcaggttacacttagtgcagtattgtggtgtctcagagtctcatgtagcacccagtgatgacatgttaaagagttttattgcctgtggtaggaatgatttcctgtagcggtccgtgcggcattgaaactgtcggagcctcttagagaagctgctcctccaTTGGACCaatggggggtggagagggtggtcggggGTTATcaatgatagataacagtttgttcagtgagtAAGTAAAGTTTCATTACTCAGTCACACAGTCTCTAAAATCCTAAATCTTTAACAAAATAAACGTTCTAGCAATTGTGGGAAATagtcaaaataaaaggaaaatgtttaAACTTGTTATGAAATCGCCATAGGCCATTATCGCACCAAACATGTAGAGTTAAAATAACAGGGGTTACTGATAACATTAGCGATGGCTCTGTTCTATTCAAGTGTTTCAGTAAGTAAACCATGAGAGTGTAACGAtcagccagcatgcacaataccaggaccctgaagcagctaaatggaattcagccgtTAATGATTTTAATGTTTACATCTGTGCTTTTCCCGCTGTGACCTGTCAAAATGTCTACTCTGAAGGGAATATTCACACTAAATTGCAGTTATCTTTATAGTATATTTAACAAGTTTCACCTCAAGCTGATCAAATCGcagtgaaagacaaaaaaactgctTGATAGTGTTCCTTCTTTTTGATGCTAAATGGCCCAGGCCTACTATTTCGAGACCTTTTGAgcagtgatggccaaatgaagctttgtgaatcagtgtctttattttctgagcccactagatagcgctcttggttttaagagaaaggcctaaggcattgcaattcagtatATTCTCGaccaattgttgaacagagaaaaaccatgtagtgggctcagaaaataaagacactggttcacaaagcttcattcaCTGCTTTTGATCATATCTTACATCAAGATCCAGATATCTGCAATCTTttatcacaaacaaaacacagatatGCTGTCTGTTTGCTGGTTTAATCAATATGAATGTTTAACTTTGTCTCTCTGCTCTACAGTTGACCAAAGCTGAGGATAAAGATCCCTCTGAGTCATTGGTCCCCAATGGCTCGGATCCACCCCCTCCGTAGTCCTGCATGCAGAGACAGCATTGCTTATTAGACCTGCAACAATTAGATGATTGATCATtgattaaaagacaaataagCAAATGTGCGGATGAGCAATTAACTGTTTAAGTAATCGATCCAGCAAATAAATCCCTGACATTGTCTGGATCTAGCTATAGCTTCTCAAAAAGGATGATTTGCTGGgtctgcttttcttttgttgtacGCGCCGTGGTAGTTCTAGACTACTTCAAATGGTGGGCTAGAGTTACAGTAACTGTGCTGTAAGCTTCTGCAACCAGACAGGCTGCTAACACTTCACTTTTGTAATTTACATATCTACTAGCCATTCTGGGGGCTACCTGAGGCTGTactagctaacatgctaatgctAACAATGCACACAGGTATATTTAGGCCTATGTTACGCATGTTATTTTAGCATCATGCGAACATTTAGATACAAAGTTCAGCAGAAGCTGATGGGAATGTGATTAGATATAAATTAAAATTCTAAATTTAAACCTCATAGAGGCACTATATGACCAGCTGTAGTGTGACTGGCTGCTGTACCCACTGTAAATTCATCATGTAACTGAATACCAATAAAAGACAAAGCACATGtcaaaacaattgaaaatgGTTTAATGATGTATACAACAAAAGAGAActgtacatttacagtaaaagattatctttatatgtgtataaaaacaaaacaaacaaaaatacagcagaCAAATGCATCAAAATCTACTATGTATCCTGATTCACATACTTAAAACTCCTACACAACCTTTCAGTTCTACGCCGCCATGACTggaggcagtttttttttgtttttgtccttgtAGTCAGATTGTAGCAGTGTCCCTCAGTGGTTTTTTGTCCATGATGGAAACCAGGGCTTTTTACATTAGAGTCCTGGAAGGACAATTGTTATCAGGCTGCAAAATAAGAGAAAGGGAAATACACCGGGGACACATTCCTTTAGATGAGCCCAAGCTTTCCAACATGAGTAGTAAATGTCTCACAGAATGCTGTTTTGAGATACACAGAagtaatatgtacatggttggcgttttttttcttcttttttttttctcgtttttCCTCTTGTTGAAAGCCATGGTCACTTGGGCTGTGAACTGAtaatcacacacaacacacccaaaaacatacaaaaatactATATCTTTAACCTACTAAGAGTAAGACAGTTCTGCAATAAGTTCCATGCTGTGACAGAAAGAGGATTACAACAAACAAACGAACGAGAAACAGACGCAAGGTTTTTCTCAGAAATATaccaaaatatacatttaagctTTGGAATTACTGAGGCTAGGAATAAAGCCAGTGCTGGGTTTGTCTCTTAATACACATGCTGCAGGGTGGaagggagagaaacagagaaagacacaggaCAGAGAGATATCTTTGGTATCTGCATTTGTCAAAAGTTAAATATTTGGATTTTTGCTTTGGGATAGAGCTTGTGAGGTCCTACAACCTCACATGGAGTAAAGCATTGAACAAAGTGTCACTGAAGCCCATCGGCCAGAGGTCTGAGCCAGAGGGACACAGTCCATGCAGAGTGAAGGACCATGATGCATAGTGTCACAGCTGATCAGAGTCTGTAGTGAAGAGACAATGTCAAAGGAGAAAGCAGAGCAGGGGGaaaagggaggaagaggaggagggacacAGCAGTGAGTTTTAGCAACCGCAGGATGTGTATTCCTGGAGACAACAGGGTAAATGTCCTGGGACTACAGTGTACAGGTGATGAGGAAGATACAGACACACTGTGAGAGGCAGGATCGGCATTTTCACCACAGTCcttgagagagagggagagagaaagagtggagGGGAAACATCCTAGCAACAGCGCTCAAGACAGACAAAACATACAGAGTCCTGAGCATGTACAGTGTGCACAGGATTTACCCTCAGTGTGTATTAACAAACATCACCCAGCTACCACCAGATTGGTTTGTGTCTGTCGGAGAAGCCCGCTCAGCCCCTGttcaaccccccctcccccctccgaTCCCCACCCACAGGCACTGTAACCGCCGCACTGACAGGAAGCCGGAGTGTTTCCGGGGCGGGATACATTcacatgcaataaaaaaacaaactcagatGAATTGAGGACTTGGGTGAGGGCGTGCAGCTGGGATTTGATGCTGAGCAGTGAGGCAGGGATGGGCCGAGTGAGGGGTGTCGTTCGTATACAATCAAGTTAGAAGTCTTTGGTTAATGTTGGTACCACAGGAAAAGCGAGAGCGGGCTGCAACAGCACACCGTCATGTGGTTAGACATGTACATACCTGTGCTCggtcagtttaaaaataaaactttaaaaaaacaggattgTCAAACTTAAAAGTGATCAAACATGGAGGGAACTCTATTTGTATAACAGACAGTAATGGAATAAAATACACCAAAATAAACTCTCAATAAAGTCTCAAGTTACAACAAATCCTTTCTATCCAATGCTGAAGAATACATCAGTGTGCAGCATAAAAACACcaaattgttaaagaaaaaaaacagcaaacattcATGAGAACTGGTATGtattctgcccccccccccccccgtggtgGCTTTTACTACAACCCTTCACTAAGTACAGGTATGAACGGGCTTCTCCACTGACAagtttgtgtattttctttttttttttgtaattttctttaaatgtttttttatttgttttttttattttgtaattagaTTAAAGCAGGTTTCACTCAGTTTTGAGTTAGAAATGAGGTATACAACAGCTTTTGCTTTAACTGGTGCTCTATACTTCCTTTGTCACCGCTAACAACCGCAAACCAGTGTGGTGGATCAACAAACTACAACTTGATGCATGGCCGATCCACAAGAGCATCTTGAAATCTAGGGATCACGTAATGAAACCAAAGCATTAAAGCAAAGCCGGTCGCAAAAAGACTGTCAGTAAATTAGATAATTAGTAGAGATAAAATAGTCAAACTATAACAATAAACGGTAGTTTTTACTTTATAAATCATAAACCGACTTGCTTTAAAACTTCAGCTAATCAGCAGAGAACCCCTtctggacaaaaacaaaaataagtacTCTCATGTCTCcctatttcttttaaatcccACTCTCAAACACCTGCCGGAAGATGGAAAAAATGCACCATAATGGTTTGCAGACTGCCCTCCCTATTCTCTCTTTATAAGACActcacattcacaaaaaaacacacattcacaaaaaaacacacacacacacacacatccacctgCTGGAATTATTAGTAAAGCTTTCCTCACAGGTATCCTCAACCTGTCTGAGTTGCACCTAAACAGGTAGCAACCTAATCATCCCACACTCCAAAATGCCCAAAGTACACcgtttttttcagtgaaaacaATGCACCAGGTGAGCTCAACGCTCaagctctctctcactcacacacacacacacacaccaacaatgCTACAATACTCATGTCTTCTACGTAACAATAAGGCATAAATGATAATGTTAATCTTCTTTGTCAAACTAAGAAAGCCAGTGATCTTGCCCTCTCACactatacaaaacaattaaaggcataaagtataaaaaaaaaaaaaaatcaaatcaaatgattGTTAAAAACAGCACAACAAATCAAGTCCACAATGactcaaccaaaacaaacaataacaatgtaTTCAAAGATTAAGATCAGATGCTTCAGAGTCAGGAGCGCCTAAACAAAAACTTCCCGTTGAAAAGATCTCGCAGATACACAACAGACGCGCAGGTGTCAGCGACGTACGCACCACCGAGGCGTGGTCTCAGACTTCTCttattttttggtcttgtcAGTTCTCAAAGAAAATTTGcttttttgcaataaaaaagatttaggggagatttttttttccgaGTAAGCATGATAAACACTACATTCAGTCTTGATAACATACTGgttcaaatataaaatatgaatatctTACacgtgtttatatatatatatatttatatgtatagaATTAAGAAAAGATTGTTTCTCTAATTCTTAAGTCTTTCCTCAGATAAATATTTCAGTAACATCCTATGGTGCCAATGGCAAGTGGTTCATCTTGCTAGCACACGTTCAACTctttaaaaactacaaatagCACTGGAACAGGACTGAGTCCGATAGGCCCGTTGTGACCTTCAAGACGGGGAAACCAGCAGACGTGAGCAGCCAGACACCTGCCTAGCTGCAAAGAGAAAAGGTTTTTACTTTGGCAAGAAGGATctcaaaataatatttaaaccTGGAAATACCCCATAAATAGTAGTACTAGAAAATAGCAGTAGTAGGTTGTCCTTTTATGTATGGTTCATCAGTATAAAATTTGAATGGCGAGCCAGACAGTTCTTATACATTCTACACTGTTCTGTACACAGAAACGCCTAAAGGTGAACCTTATGTTTAAGTGCTGCTGAGGTAtattcagtcaaaataattcaacaGAAAAGAAGTACACAAGAGGATAACGTGGACAGATTTGACTGCTTACAGCCTCAGTGATCTAATTGTCACTGTGgtattttaatttgttattttaagcagCAGAACAATTCTACTTTTTACGTGGGGTATAGTTGACTGTGTAGCACATAACAGTACTTAGTCCAACACTGTGTTGAGTAAGATAATTTGGCAGGTTTTCAAACTGATCCACAGACAGATTTAGGAAGCAACATACTGTTTCATAGCATGATGGTTCAAAATGGCGGCGCTGATAGGAGGTGTATGTTATCTGATGATCCGATCTATGCATTTACATAGGTGAGCCCTTCAGACGGGAGGGTCAAAACCACAAAACCTGACTTTCACAGAGTGTAGTCATAAAGCTATAGGAAAGCATGCAGGCCTCTCAACAGCTCAACACCATCAAGAGTTTCAGCAGCAAGTTGTTAAAGCTAGGTTCCTCTGATCCTTATCCAGCAGCACCAAATCAGGAGCATCCGGTATTGACCGAGGTGGGAGAAGAGGAACGTAATTTGTCAGCACTGTGGAGAGTAAAGATCGTCGGAACGGCAACTTGAGTGCTCGAACAGGCACAGCAACTACTGAGGAAAACCACTTTGGTTCAAGCTGTTTTATGGCTGATTATTagtacaaaaccaaaaacagaaccTTTCCATGTTGCTTCAGAAAAGTCCAAAACTGCTACCAAAATGGCCAAAACCGATAAACAAAAGCCATCAAATGGCTGAAAGATCACATGGATCAGGTGTTAGGGAAAAGGCCccggcaataaaaaaaacaatttaaaaagagTAAAAGGAAACTTTCTTTCTCATGCCCCAACCCACCTATCCATCTTTTTTTGACAGTTATGCTGCCAATTCAAAAGTTGAGTGATGAGacattttgtcaaattaaaaaaaaaggtcatctTTGGAAAATGATCATCAAAATATTGCATTTCTATATTCTGTTGACAATGACAAGAGATTCTGTACTCATAAATATATTGACTAGACTAAGCTACACCGGCTACACACAGcaattattttaacaaatatttttgGTATATCGTAAAGTACGTAAGCCTGTCGAATGACTGCAGacacaaaaaagacagaattTCATTTCTCCCACAACAGGCAGACTGCAGCTCATCAATCCAGTTTTTTGGTACAGATACTGTGCACAAGTAGATACGACGGTACTactattaaaagaaataaaacaaaaacacaacgcAATAACCCCATCTAGCCAATGCTGCCATACATTTGGTACGATGACCGTGCCCCCTGACTAGTACTCCCCAAAGAGACCAGTCAGCCACAGAGCCTTGTGGATCATGCAGTTACTCAGCATCTGTCTCAGCATCTGCCTGAGCTGTAGACAACACATGCAGACTTCTAGTTTCCAACTCAGTACCCAAGCATAATGTACACTTTCCCAATGGACCACCATCCAAAACATATCACTCTTTATAAGACACGGGACTGCATGTCTCTTTATAAAGCTCTCAATGCAATGTTTCAGTCATTTTCTATAAGTGTCTATAATCTGCACCGAGAACGTAATTTTACAAAAGCTTGGGGGCTCGTCTGCCACTGCAGCAAAATGTAAAACTCAGTGTTTCCAAAAAGAGACTCAGAGAGACACATCTTGTCCCTCTGACCCTTAAAGCAATGATAACCTTTATATCGACTACTTATTACTTGTTTTTAAAGCCTTATAACCACGATTAAAAGTTGATAGTTGAATCTTAACTTAATATTAGACTTACAAAgttctgaaaatgtcaacaacaaaaatggacagcaaagataaagaaaaaaaagtttctacAATTTAACTGATATGATTACGTCAAGgcctgtccaaaaaaaaaaaacataattaaagatGGGGTGACACACAAATCCCCATTAGTGATATTGAATATTGTGAAATTAGTAGTAAATCAGTTTAGTTTAAATGTTAAGAGTAAAATCTTAAAGTTTTTGGTTAGAAGTAGTTTAACAGTTTTTCAGAAAATTCTGACCTGGAAATAGGaggatatatgtatatatacatatatatatacacacacacaaaatgtgaaTATATTGATGGTACCAAGGATATTTTTCTTCTTGGACACTTTTCAAGGTTCATGAGGAGCGGCAGGCCAACAGCAGTGTCCATCGGGCTACTGTTTGTGGGGAAATAAACATCCAAGAatcataaaaaggaaaaaaacaggaaacactacaaaataaaaaagtcaaccTCAACCTCATTTgaggttgttttctttttggtggCAGCAAAAGGattaaataataatagataCAATAGAAAGAATGTGGGGTGGTTAGTGAAGCTCAGAGCCTATATCAAACGACCTCCCTATTCCCCACGTTGTGTGAAAGGAGTAGTGCACGACATAAGAAATAGGGCGTTAATTCAGGATGCAGCCTGACTGGCTTCACTGAGCCTTGGAGGCAGTGGTAATGGTCGAGGCTTGCACAGGCACAGCAGCCGTGGTTGCTTGATGATGGGCATCAGCAGTCACCTGCAGCCCCCCCGCCCCGGCCGACACCAGGCTGACGGGGTTACTGGTGAGCAGCGACAGGTTCTGGGGGTTCAGGAAGAGCGGCGTGGTCACCAGGTTGGGCGTGTTACCAGCAGAAGTGTTGGCGAACAGCAGGTTGCCGCCATCCAGAGAAGTGATGGGGATCGTTCCGCCCGATGCCAGAGCTGTGGAGAAGATGGAACAGTTGATGTGTTTAGACGGAGAGCGAGGGGATGAGATAGTTGACGGTGTGTGGAAGACCAAACCTTTCTTATgaggaaaaatgtaaaacaattaaattaaaaaacacaaatactttatactatttattatCTCTCAGCAGGATtattatgaaggtaaatatggtgcaataTGTGAGAGCGTGTAGATgcaatgtgagcacttgtagaatatgatttgagagcttgtggaaaaaatctgtactcgtatttttttccccacttcagtcacttttccagtacaaccacaactcagtgattacaacctctcgaatctgtcgctgcagtgtgctctctcgcatcacacagcggcgagtctgcgccctcgatttttgcaacacttcttgccaAACTAATTtatacctgtggacttagtctgtggagctccgagccaacaggacggccggggacagcagggttaCTATCGCCTGATGAgagacaactctgtccggcttatttatgtagcatgaaagttagcgttagctaactagcagccggCCCGCTTCCAGATGCTAGACCAGTTGTACGAACAATGTGTTATCATAATAAACCCATAATGatgttttaaatttatttggccattttatttattgattcattaatttatctataataataatacaaataataatttcCTAATGACTCAGGTTTGCTCCTCTATACCAAAAGAATTTCAAACCAGGGCTGCAAACCTGTAGTAAAttatatgatttaaaaaaagggccGGATTCacactgtaatatatttatgtGGTAAAGTACCCGTGAACTTCTGCATTCAGCAGTACATACAATCTGTGTGAGAACACTACCTGGGAGTTGCAAAGAGGTCTATCTGTATTCTTTAAATGTAATAAGTGACCATCACGATATGCTCTGCAAGGTAAACAATGTTAGTTTGGGCTTCAAGTTCatatgaaaaaaatagaaatatttgAAATGGAGAATTGAATATACTTACATTGATACACACCTTGGATAGTAGCCAAGGTATTGTTGCTCATGAAGGCAGGACTACCAAGGCCACCAGAAGTCAGACTGAGCAGGGCCCCCCTGGACACACAGACAAGATCATTTAGATCAATAGAGAATACACCTGAACACCTGAGTAAACTCCACAGAAGTAATAACCAGAGGCCTCGTTTAAACATAACCAATACTAACCCTGGGGCAAACTGGGAGGACATCAGTCCTGGGTTgagcccagcagcagcagcagccatagCAGCAAAGCCGCTGGGTAACTGGGCCCCCTGCAGCGCCGCAGACAGCCCTGATGCCGTCACCATCAGCTGACCCGTCCCTAAAGTGGTGGCGATGGATGTCGGTGCCTGGGTGACGATTGTTTGCGCCTTGCTTTCTGTTGAAGAGTGAATAGTCGTTGGCGACGGGCTCAAAGATGGAGAGCTGGCTGTAGTCATCATaggtgcagtggatatgacgGATGCAGTGTTTGTGGCTCCAACTGTCGTGCCTTTGAGGAAGCGtggggagaaaacacaagttaaCCTCAAATTAAATCATTATGTGTGATTAGACACACATGTTCATTaaggcatacacacacatcacgCACACCCATACACACCTGTGAAAGACAAACTGGAGACGCTGGTGCTGGTGAGAGGCATCACTGGGTTTACAGTCAGAGTGGTGGGTGTGTTAATAGTTGAACTGCTCACAAGGCTTGCTGTGCTGGCCACCTGAGAGAAAGAATAAGACGGAGGATTGAATAAGCTACTGTCTTAAGATTGTCCTTTAGCTACAGCCACAAACAAAATGAATCTTTTGGCATTGTAGCAAATTCCAGAGAACAAATAACAAATCCAGGAACAGAACAGAGACtgaaaaccttaaaaaacaGTCCTTGAAGAATCACTTAAGTGTGAGTGTGTCCATCCTTACCAAAGGGCTACTAGGGGTAAAGATGGTTTTGATGGGGGTGCCACCTCCTCCACTGTTGCAGCTGCTGGGGGGGTTGatcctcttctctttctgtcGGCGATTGCAGAACCAGACCCGGATCACCTCCTTCTCCATGTTGAGCTGGTCAGCGATCATGGTGATCTCTTCAGAGGTAGGTTTTTGGTTCTGCTTGAAGAGGGCAAAAAAGCCAGAGATTCCCTGTGAGCACTAAGGAGACGATCGTCTTTAACATgataatttacatattttactatttaaacACTTAATGGTGGgcaaaaattaaatttgatcaatattgttAACTTCAGGAATATGAGTTATAACCTCCAGAAAGCTTTTTTCTAAGGCCACTCGGATGTTGGTCTCAATACTGGTCCTCTTTTTCCGTCTGCGATTGATCCCCTCTATGCCCATGCCTGGGGAGCACAGAGCACTGGGGCTGGACAGGGCCTGGTCAGATGTCAGGTTCTCTGCACAAACAGCACCGACACAAAGCAAGGGAAGAGAGGTAAAGACAAGGCGCTGTAAAGACACACAACCTACGCCTCATGCATGTGCTTTTGTGTCGCTCATTCAGGTTTCAGAGGTCAGGGACACACCTGCATCATTGAGCCACTTCTCCAGCAATGGCTTGAGTTTGCACATGTTCTTAAAGCTCAGATTCAAGGCCTCAAAGCGAGAGATGGTAGTTTGGCTGAAGTCGTTTCCATACAGCTTCCCCATGGCCAGGCCAACATCGCCCTGGAGAatggagggagacagagaaacatgAAAAATGGAAATCCCTGCGTCACGATCACTTTTTCCCACAGCAAAGATACACCAATAATATGAGTTAATTATTGGT is a genomic window of Etheostoma spectabile isolate EspeVRDwgs_2016 chromosome 11, UIUC_Espe_1.0, whole genome shotgun sequence containing:
- the pou2f1b gene encoding POU domain, class 2, transcription factor 1b isoform X3, whose translation is MADGGAASQDESSGPDAKVNNQSETTKCAMESGDGNTGIQINGFDFQRQTVPTTSAITNAHAQALLQQLTLTPAQQQMLIQQAQAQLLAAAVQHSANQQNSTTGASISASAATPITQLPLSQPIQIASQLQQQNLSLPQFVLVQPGHSIATQLQPAQFFISQTPHGQQGILQAQSLLTQLPQSQANLLPTQPCITLATQPATPTRTTAATPIQSLPHSQTPPKRLDTPTMEEPSDLEELEQFAKTFKQRRIKLGFTQGDVGLAMGKLYGNDFSQTTISRFEALNLSFKNMCKLKPLLEKWLNDAVCAENLTSDQALSSPSALCSPGMGIEGINRRRKKRTSIETNIRVALEKSFLENQKPTSEEITMIADQLNMEKEVIRVWFCNRRQKEKRINPPSSCNSGGGGTPIKTIFTPSSPLVASTASLVSSSTINTPTTLTVNPVMPLTSTSVSSLSFTGTTVGATNTASVISTAPMMTTASSPSLSPSPTTIHSSTESKAQTIVTQAPTSIATTLGTGQLMVTASGLSAALQGAQLPSGFAAMAAAAAGLNPGLMSSQFAPGGALLSLTSGGLGSPAFMSNNTLATIQGVYQSLASGGTIPITSLDGGNLLFANTSAGNTPNLVTTPLFLNPQNLSLLTSNPVSLVSAGAGGLQVTADAHHQATTAAVPVQASTITTASKAQ
- the pou2f1b gene encoding POU domain, class 2, transcription factor 1b isoform X5, which translates into the protein MADGGAASQDESSGPDAKVNNQSETTKCAMESGDGNTGIQINGFDFQRQTVPTTSAITNAHAQALLQQLTLTPAQQQMLIQQAQAQLLAAAVQHSANQQNSTTGASISASAATPITQLPLSQPIQIASQLQQQNLSLPQFVLVQPGHSIATQLQPAQFFISQTPHGQQGILQAQSLLTQLPQSQANLLPTQPCITLATQPATPTRTTAATPIQSLPHSQTPPKRLDTPTMEEPSDLEELEQFAKTFKQRRIKLGFTQGDVGLAMGKLYGNDFSQTTISRFEALNLSFKNMCKLKPLLEKWLNDAENLTSDQALSSPSALCSPGMGIEGINRRRKKRTSIETNIRVALEKSFLENQKPTSEEITMIADQLNMEKEVIRVWFCNRRQKEKRINPPSSCNSGGGGTPIKTIFTPSSPLVASTASLVSSSTINTPTTLTVNPVMPLTSTSVSSLSFTGTTVGATNTASVISTAPMMTTASSPSLSPSPTTIHSSTESKAQTIVTQAPTSIATTLGTGQLMVTASGLSAALQGAQLPSGFAAMAAAAAGLNPGLMSSQFAPGGALLSLTSGGLGSPAFMSNNTLATIQGVYQSLASGGTIPITSLDGGNLLFANTSAGNTPNLVTTPLFLNPQNLSLLTSNPVSLVSAGAGGLQVTADAHHQATTAAVPVQASTITTASKAQ
- the pou2f1b gene encoding POU domain, class 2, transcription factor 1b isoform X6, coding for MLENTGGARADAKVNNQSETTKCAMESGDGNTGIQINGFDFQRQTVPTTSAITNAHAQALLQQLTLTPAQQQMLIQQAQAQLLAAAVQHSANQQNSTTGASISASAATPITQLPLSQPIQIASQLQQQNLSLPQFVLVQPGHSIATQLQPAQFFISQTPHGQQGILQAQSLLTQLPQSQANLLPTQPCITLATQPATPTRTTAATPIQSLPHSQTPPKRLDTPTMEEPSDLEELEQFAKTFKQRRIKLGFTQGDVGLAMGKLYGNDFSQTTISRFEALNLSFKNMCKLKPLLEKWLNDAVCAENLTSDQALSSPSALCSPGMGIEGINRRRKKRTSIETNIRVALEKSFLEQNQKPTSEEITMIADQLNMEKEVIRVWFCNRRQKEKRINPPSSCNSGGGGTPIKTIFTPSSPLVASTASLVSSSTINTPTTLTVNPVMPLTSTSVSSLSFTGTTVGATNTASVISTAPMMTTASSPSLSPSPTTIHSSTESKAQTIVTQAPTSIATTLGTGQLMVTASGLSAALQGAQLPSGFAAMAAAAAGLNPGLMSSQFAPGGALLSLTSGGLGSPAFMSNNTLATIQGVYQSLASGGTIPITSLDGGNLLFANTSAGNTPNLVTTPLFLNPQNLSLLTSNPVSLVSAGAGGLQVTADAHHQATTAAVPVQASTITTASKAQ